TAGCTGAGAAAGCTTATTGTGCTTGAAAGGCTTGAGGCTCGTAATCCTGTACAGATCCTCTATTCCAAAGGTCAGCGGGGGTAGAAACATGACACTTCCCATTAACATGAATGAAATATCGTAAGAACCCGTGTTGTCAAACAGCCAACCTGTATTCAAACAATTGAAGTAGAACGAAATAGCTTAGGCTATTTTGAAATGGTACTCTGGGATGTCCGAGCAATTTGTCATTACTTTATAGAggaacataattataaacatcatTACTGGAAAATTATAGACGTTATGACAGCGAAGGAAACACAAACTGTTTAGTCTTATTTAATATGAATAATTACCTGCATATTATGTGGTGctatttggtgattttttgagtTAGCACTTTGTTTTGCTACATtcgtggaaccaatgtttttggtaTCCTTACACCTTAAagaataaaactagaattggttccattttcttCTACGACCCATTTGCTTGGGTCAAATAttatgcttgtacatatttctTGGTTGTCATATATGTAGAATTTTAAGAGAAAATGGTTTTAGTCTTTACCTCTTTGAAATGGCTCTCCATGATGACCTTGTTCGAACCCTgttgggttctttgtagaacaatTTAAGATTCTCCAAGACAACGCAAGAACCTTTTAGGTTCTATCAGGGGTCCTGCTCCACAAAATGGCCCTCTAAATAAACACTGTTTAATTACCTGAAGTAAATCCTCCAGCGACTGCCCCGACACCATAAGCCGCATAAAACCACGCGAATGCATCAACAACCATATCCTTAGCCTCCAAAGTATCATTCATGACAGCAAAAATAGCTATATATGTAAGCCCTACTGTAAAGGCATATACCATAGTAGAAACAGCCATTCCTGTGAAGGAGTCTATTAATGGGTCAATTGCAAGAGATGTCCCGCAAATAATACTTGAAATATAAATAATGGCTCTATTTGATAGTACCATTTTCAATGCAGGGAAGGTCAGTTTTCCTAAAATATTGCCAAGTCCTCCGATGGTTCCAAGAAGCGAAGCTGTTAGTGGTAGTATTCCTTTCTCCTCTGCATTAGGAATAAGATATATTAACCAACTGCTAAAACTCCACCCAGTAACGACAGAGAAAACAAGTACATTATTGAAagttacatttttcaacaattctATGTTTAACATATTGCTTAAGAATGTTGTTATTCGCTTCATCAGTGACTTCTTGTCGATCTGCGCTGTTTCACCAGGCTCGGTGTCGTTGTcaattattttgcaatatttcgTTACAATATTTAACCTTAGTCTTTGATAATATTTAACTACGTATCCACAGACCACAGAGTGAAATGTTACAGCTCCAAGTATCCACAAAGCACCTCGCCATCCATATGTGTCCAACAGGAGCTGGGTAAATGGCGGTAGAGCCATGAAACCCATTGACATCCCACAGGTGCTTATGGAATTCGCCATATCAATTGtcttatcattaaaaaaatctggTAGTATTCCTAAAGCTGTGACTTTCGCTATAGCCATGAGACCTGCATTATTCAACAACAATTGCCAAGAAAAAAGGATTTGAAACAGCTTTAGTGATTAATTAACAATTATGCCATTTGGAAAATGCAATATGTAAGAAGgaatatgcaaattttatggGGCATTGGAGGAAGAAAGTGACCTACACCGGAGGCCAATTGGTTATTAAATATTGTCATTTGATATGAAGTTTCTCATGCACTTATTACATTCTGATATCCAGGAATTCCCCAAAACAAAATATAGTCCTGCTTGATGCCCGGGCTTGATGATGTCATGTAAACAATTGGATTTCCAGAATGATTTCATAGAAGGGATTGCTTGGCCCGTTGCCTTATTGCATGAAAGAGCAGTTACAGCTCACATTAAACAATTTTCAATGCCACAAAATATATTATCATATGATATTTGAACAGATTATTCGGGGGGCACATCATGACAATAATGTAGTGGCGTCATATCATTTCACAGGGAAAAGAATCCGGGAAAGAATCTTACTTACTTTGCATCACTATCGCTAGTACCAAGCCGGCTACATGTTGACACAACGAAGCCAGTATTAATCCTATACCAGTAATACTTCCAGCAAAGATGATTGTGTATCCGGAATCTATAGTGCCGGATCGTCGCAAACCTGGCAACAGTAAACCTGAAAATAAGACAAAGTACTTATTACATTTCCTACTGATGCAATACAATGAACATTTTAAAGAACATGTGATTCCCaacaatccaaaattagatatgattcaatttgtttttgatcaacttaTGCACGAGAGGGGATTCCCAAAATGTCATCtttctcatgaaatagattttaattataaacaaacataaatgatcaaattaaattactcagggcacattatAATAAAGTATTTTACTGGGtgtttttatgggtttttttatgaACGCAGTTTAATATTTGGTATTATTGCCTCTCTTCTGTAAAGCGCATGTAGGCTTTTGCACAATACGCTATATAAATTGCTtttattattgtattatcatttattattattattatgcattcTTATTAACTATTCTTACTATTTTTAAACATGATACCATTtaaactagtaaaccagctgTGCACTTTTACcgatttgtattttttgtttgtacctattttggtatcactgaatagaaGATAACTAAAGCcatacattggtatcaaatacatgtacaattgtacggGTTACAGCTATACAAGTTCAAAGGTTAAATTCTCAAAGTTGAACAGTTTCTTTCAAATTGTTGTTTCATATTCTAAAAGACTAAATTTCtatgaatattttgtgaaaatgtaaATGAAATGCAATTAGAATTAAAACTGCTACTGTCTATGTTTTAAGTCAAATGGTCAAAATTAAGTTTGTCAACACTATTGGCTACTGCGCCACATCATTTATTTGTCCCACGGACAACATGATGGTACGTTAACATTTTCATATGGAATTCAAGAACGGAATGTGAAATTTATGATAGAAGTACTTTAAAAAGCATCTTATAATGTATTTATTCTTATTTAAAGATTAAGATAGagatagaaatttcacattaaagccatattataacatttctttaaaaatagattagtattcattttcaataaaatgttagcatttactgtcagatatgtccccttttaattttgagccaaacaagtgaggtaaagcaaagaaaaatggaatttacaactagcgccaatgcatgttactgcggcggttgtaatatggtacgatcctgtgGCGTGtatgtgtgtgtcccgcacgccgtgtacgtaggggtgtgttgacatcgcatacgtgttcgagtaacatttctatcgtaataataaaacgccgaatCCGGCGGTTTAttgaaaatctcggattttgacaaaactacagaacctaaagtcttgattttggcagagaatctttgtttactaaagtacattacaatcgtgtaaaaacctgaatttaaaatttttttgagggcgttcttttcagcaaatgttataatatggctttaagagacGAGACTGCAACCTGAACAGGGACCACGGCAGGCACATCCTCCCTCTCAGCTaggacaacaccatcaagtcatGTGACCCTAGAAACACCAGCGGTCACGTAACGACCACGGAATAAAATCAGTGGCTCCAAAGGCTTGTGGATGCAAGCCGCAGGCTACCACAGCTCTGAATAAAATAGTCGTGAAACGTAAGTAAAACGGTTACTTATACTCaatatgaaattgttttgttattttgaggTAAATCATGACCTGCACGTACGTTACCTTAAACTCTTAGTTCACACTGCATTCACTATAACCTTACTTTTTGTATCACCGCAAGTTATTTACAAAACCTATGTTTTGGGCATATGTTATGACGTTTGTTTATTGCTTATTTCTAAACACTAATGCGTATTTTATGGAAAATACATAGCTGACTGCTGCATTTATAATAAGTTCACAGTAAAATAAAAGCATGCATTTCTCACAAACTGTTGGTAATTTCCATAATTGTCATAATGACACAGGTGTGTTTTCCATAATGACACAAGTGTGTACATTGTACGGATAATCGAGCCTAAAtttagtttgcgagaatcaaaattctGCTAAGTCCATTCCTATTCCAAAagtaacaacccagcaaacacaaaattttttcGATATCAATCGCAtaatgttagaaaaggttgccagaaaacgtttaaatgtcgagttatataaagagtatataaagggtataaaacgttttcataacattcaaaaacatttttgataacttactgcaaacattctaacatatcgttatttaagtgttgacacaatatttggcaaaaatgtttgcagaaaatatttgtcaatgacattttgaaatcatttaaaaatatttttatagtgtattttcatacagaacgttttagaacgttttcatgacctttatgatAAACCCGacattaaatattattaaaacgtttttaccgaaaccaaaacaccaaaataaaccTGTTTAAAGCGTTTTACAACCGTTTTGTGTTTATGTTTTTGTGGAAGTTATGTAGATTTTCTCTTGATTCTTGCAAGATGAGTTTATGAGAATCAAGTTTATACCACGCAGAGTTCGACGAAATTGCACAACCCTGATCAGCTGCTGATGACACATCCCCAACATCCCATAGGATTACATGTGGACAAATGTAATTTTGACTTTTTCACTTAAAACTGGCGccatatttttaatttcaattctttttcattcatattttaccaaatactCTTAGAAAATTGGTCTTTCATATGTAACTATTTGAAAGAGACGTTTCAACTTTGTGAAATAACCCTTTGAAATTGGGAAAGTTGTTTTGGGCCACCTTATGCAATAGATCAACCTGcctttgtacagctaagtatggGATTCGTCTCTCTGGAAAATTCATCCTACAAAGGTACGATTCGTAAAATTTTGATATCTACATAGGGCAGTAAGATAACCATGAATCTTTGGTGGAATTGAAAGGTGAAACATAATCAGAGGCACACATTAACTCAGTCAATTCTCGATTCGTTACTCTGACGAAAGGGGTGCAGAAACGCGGGTGACATTTAGCACTCACTGACAAATGTACAAGTTATATAGATTGTAAAATTAGCCCTAACGCCCCAGTTAATTTTTGGCGAGGGGCatggaaagaaagaggaaagaaagaaagaaagaaagaacgaagaagaagagaaaacgtTTTTCTCGGGTGCAGTTTTGAACCCCCGACCCTTTGGGTGCCACTCCTGTGCATGGACCTTGCCACGGTGGTGTAACTTGCCCCGCAAAGCTTTCCGTCGCCATATGAGTGTTCACATGATGACGCAATAACATCACGTGGGATAACTGCATGTGCCTATGCtttctgaattcaggttttttgatgtttagtacggttagggttaataatacTATTTGCCAACTCAAAAACGCATTGATTTATTTGTAGTAATTGGTTACGGTCGGAATTACGGCTGGCTACACAATCTCTAAGAAAATATTTTCGCGAACTCTTCAACTTTACTCCTCTTCAAAAAATCTCACCTCTTTATCAGGTGATTCTTGCATTTTTGTATGTTCATTTGTACACGCCCCTCCAACATTTGGGAAAATGAGCCACTTGTATTCCTTTCAGCCACTTGTATTAACTTACATGCAAAACTACCAATGCCAGGAATGAGAGAAATTGCCAGTCCAATAACCCATGTTTGTGTGCCAAACTGTTCACGAAGAGACGGTAAGAGCACGCCAAGGCTTTTTATTATCCCACATTCTAAAGTTAGCACTATAGTCACACAAAATAAAACCATGTATTTCGGAACACGTAAAGCTGAATAAGATTCGACTATTTCCATTCCGAACTGGTGAATTTCCACTCGTTAAATGACAAATGTATGTACGAATATGGTTCGGGCTCTATGGGGCGCACTTCTTTTTCAACGACCAGAATAACTAGACCTTTTGGTGCGCCAAGTCAATAGTCAAAGGCCAAACATAATGATACCTTTTATTTTACTGCTACTCGCCATTGAAATTTGTTGCCCAAATCAATCAAAGAAATTGGATTGTGTGATGTgccccaggggctattttagaagaaaaaagtcactgcatgTTAGCAAATGTAAAAAACTAAAAGATCAGCTAGC
This DNA window, taken from Amphiura filiformis chromosome 16, Afil_fr2py, whole genome shotgun sequence, encodes the following:
- the LOC140136529 gene encoding monocarboxylate transporter 12-like, with amino-acid sequence MANSISTCGMSMGFMALPPFTQLLLDTYGWRGALWILGAVTFHSVVCGYVVKYYQRLRLNIVTKYCKIIDNDTEPGETAQIDKKSLMKRITTFLSNMLNIELLKNVTFNNVLVFSVVTGWSFSSWLIYLIPNAEEKGILPLTASLLGTIGGLGNILGKLTFPALKMVLSNRAIIYISSIICGTSLAIDPLIDSFTGMAVSTMVYAFTVGLTYIAIFAVMNDTLEAKDMVVDAFAWFYAAYGVGAVAGGFTSGWLFDNTGSYDISFMLMGSVMFLPPLTFGIEDLYRITSLKPFKHNKLSQLSK